The DNA window gcaaaaaataaacGCTAATATACGTATGTACCTACTACAAAAAACGTAACATTACCCAAAAGCAACGTCAGATCGAGCGTAGTAAGGAGAATTTGAGAGAGTGGTTTCATCAATATCAAATACCCAAACGTCCATTCCATCTCCACCAAGTTTGAGGCTTTTGGCATACTCAATAGCCTGCTTGGCTACATATTCACAGTCGTGGCGATATTGTTTGCCTAACATGTAATGACCTACATAGTTTGTACATTCTTTAGGCACCAATTTCCAGTTTTGGAGGTTGTTCGTCTCCACGGCGAGTCGCCAGCTAAGACAGTCCAATTGTGGGACGGTATAACCAGCGGAACCAGTTTGTGGCCTTAGACGGTGAATTTCTACTACTTGGCTTATCACCTCTTCAACATTAGAGGCCAATGCCACAGCTACTATAGCTGAAAATAACAAGAGAATAGTGAAACATGACCTCATTTTGATGGAAgagaagaaattgaagaagatgTTGTGATGATATTCCTAGGATATGGTGTCTTAAATAAGAGCCTCAATCTCAACTACctaaaaatcaatcaaacaGCTAGGTCATCACGTTTTTCACAACATGAATTATGATTTGACAAGATAAGCATTCTGTGGTTCTCTTTTGAGTCTTTggttaaaactttttttttgtttgtcatttaCTTTGTAACTTAGCTTGTACTCGTCTtgtttaagaaaaatgacttaatttgacttggcacggagttgaacaaaataaaaaagactttttaattttgtgattttaatttAAGTTATGTAAAATGTATCAAGATGTTCTTTAATCTTCTAGTATTAAACATGTTATgtggaaaattgaaattaaaatgttttcaaaaaaagaaaagggtcATTCTctttaaaacaaactaaaaaggaaatgaggtCATTAATTTTTAAACGGAAAAAATACCTTTTAAGAGGTTAGGTTTTGGCAAGGAGGATTTTCAGTTTCCCatgtttaatataaataatataagttTGTTAAGTAACGTTCTCTTTTTAACATCACTTTCTAAATTctctttttatgtattttttttcttctcttttcataATCTTGATTTTCATTTGACAAAACATacatagatataaaaaaaaaaattaatactgattcagattttattttcttcctttttcctgcgtctctttttttattcttgtttttgtcaatttgattttttttttggagttcaTTACAATTTGAACATGTAagttatcaatattttttattaattataatattttattagatagaaatttctcatttttatatcagtttttttaaattcttttgcttcaaaattatatgaaaattacattaaaaaattgtttacaaTTCCAATTTATCTTTTACTAGTCATATATTAGTATATTAGTTTCAATGAATATATTGTATAGAGGTGTAAGCTGTGTACAATTTTCATAATATaagatgtgtataaatttgattttaaaatacaaGTATATGCATGGAAAATTTGGTCATCTCCACTGTATACGTTAATTAAGATGTTGGTTTACTagctaattaataaaatctatTGAGCCTgattaaatatttgttattgtCATGTTAATTGTATATAACCACCTAGTTATTTACATGCAACAGACTGATGATATTTTAGCtgacaaaaaattatatgtctACTACtcaattactcatcatagctatagttttgctataattatcacTCATGACtgacattatacattaattacgtggACTGACTACCAGTTTGTATATTAgccacgtttgtatatgtataattcgcaactaacaattctttgtttgatttgtatttgtatacgattgtttatatttgtatatgacgatgatatcctttggtttttcagttttgtcatcatatacattcaatctttttgtgtataactttttaaagtttgtataaacgtgtagtttttggattttgtataacataatttatataatgtaatttgtataatatattttgtataagtgtttaaagttcatatatttatgtttgtatcaatttgttatttcgagttttattatatttgtataatttcaaactttatattactcaattatacaaaaacacgtgaattatacaaacgagatgtgaattatacaaattattgtcctctctcgctcgcctctctcctccctctcccagtctcgctcgcctctctccccccctctcccaatctcgcttgccatatatacaaatgcatatgtataatatgcaATTTTCTAACCGAtgtacatatacaattcacctctctcccactctttgccctctctcgctcgcctctctcctctatCTCCCAGTCTCGCTTGCCTCtttcctccctataacatgtagctacgaattgtaattatcaaactatagctatggagagtaactaggctatttttgagtggctatatgcgaAAGTTCCTCAATAAAATAAGATGTTAATTGTGCGTtcactaatttaaaaaaaatgatctttcgCGTAATTTATTTACAACAATAGTTTAATTGCCGTTAAatctatatttcaatttatCGGTAATTAGCCCTGTGTgtaaatgtccctaaagcctataaTGACATTGAATTCattgacaattaactaatgcaTGCCGATAAATATTTTAGCCCTATTTATATTTACTACCCCTAAAATTATTCTTATTAGAGAGGccttgttgacacccaatttttgaCCTCCACAATGTATATTAATCATCAAGcttcttcaattgcaatttaaaataattggttttataaaatttcGAAAAAATATAGTTTTCAAGTTTTTTGAATAGTtgtatcattttatattttttaaataatatatgtgtttttatataaatacgtataattagtatattttatgaatattcaaaaattatctcaaaaggattttatttttcattctagtttagtataaattatagttataattctAAGTCATTTGGTTTAtatgtaaattaattattttatttcgttaagattaagaagctcattagttaattatattaattcgtcttatttaagtTTAGCCAAAGTCATCTAGTTAACTCAAATTggctaaattttaaatttaaggtGGCTAATTTTGCAATTCATTTAGCCACTTTTCATACAAATCTTTCAACCCCCTTTAAGCCcaaaatttgacaaattaagacTAGATTTGGGCCTCTTTTTAACTTTTCAGTGGCCCAAGTTTGAATCCAAACAACAATCCCAACCGGCCCAACAACTCATTCCCACAAAAGAAACCTAATTCaatcaacaatacaatacatcacaCCATACGTACATACCCAGTACCAAATGACCCCTGTACTCTTTGTTCTTCTTCCTTTCCACGCAGAAACCAACCCCACCCCGTTCTTCATCATCTAGACGCAACTCGAAAAATCTCAGCAAATCCGAAAATCTCATCCAACTACTTTGCGAACCCATACCCTAGCAGTCTCAACATTGATCACTTCGTCGTCCCCTTTTCGCGGAAGTCACTATTTTTCCCATCCCCCTTCACTGTTGATCTCGAAAAGGAGaggaaaattcaaattttcttttgaaattttccaACGAATTCACTCCCCCCAGAGTTGCtccattttttcttatatatagtTCTCTCCCTCAGTGATTAAGGGGACGGGGAAAAAAAAGATTGGATTTTGAGGGCAAGATTTCACATACGAAAATAGCTTACAAAAGGTCACTTGATTTCgattttatttgtttccttttgTCTGCTCGAGTATGAACTAGTGTGGTAGGAGAATCGTGGAAATCGCTCCCCTGCTCGTTCTCAGTTCTCTGCTTCTAAAAAGGTGATTAACTCATATCCCTTTTGTTCACTTTGAGTTCAGTGAGTAGAAATGATGTAGTATTCCAAAgatactgtcacgacccaagcctagggcctagacgtgaccggcgaatggggaacccgaaggaaccctaaacaagcctcatagcgtatcattacacatccttggttgCGGAAGCAATTAAATGACCATGaacaataagcataatcaaaggggggaaatcgggactaagggagcaagagaaaaaaaaagaagaaatgatacataaataccatagatgagtcaagttcaagcataatacacaacttgtccaacaccacctctaaacatgagtacttagcgggggccaagacaaactaccgggctcaccctcatagtcaatacataacaaaaaaaaatgaaaagtcttatacatagcaaaagatcataagcaacgtccccggaatggaggactcaccaataacctcgatagaaaatcgtattagccacgcggaggaggatggtcaagcggtgttccggtccctacatggtgacatcatgtaggcatagagtatgcattagtacgtttgaatatactaagtatatgggatgcaatgcaatgctacaatagatggacatcatagggaaaatgcataatcatacccgatagatagcacattaatgaaatgatatatataatgacgcttacataaaaatcatatttagtgggacgtagtacatgtgtggcgagtgaccatcaatatagtatttccaaggcctaccatccccttggagaggcgaaaaaggtacaaacccctcaatgtggttacccgggcctaccaccccccgagctagggaccaaggtacaaacccctcgatatggttatacgggcctactaccccccgtactaggcaaccaaggtaccaaccccttgatacggttacccgggcctacaaccccccgagctaggcttggtcgactcacacactatatagagaaaatcatatacatgtatccatttcatcatcatttcaatacttatataatcatccgactcataggacgtacattggaccttccatttcataagaattctataaatggcattttatcaaacatatggtgggctacttgttcatgtaaataaaatcatgtgtttcaagagtactaagtccaaccaatttcaaaatccatataaaacagcccaccaacaacatacatatatatatacatatataacaaccttcataatttgatcatggaggcatgaaaaccataaacatcatataatcattccatttcatgataatatacaaaaatagaccataataggatgtgtagtaataattccataattcaagagttcataaatgatcataaggacccataaacttgaagtaaaatagaggataaatggttggacttgtggaaaggaaggtttccacaatcaacccacatacctcaactttggagaattcttgatgaagattggaatggagaattgcttgagattgaatcttgaatccggaattaaagcttgggatccttgaatttggttgatgatcttggtggaatttttggagagggtttagagagagtttttggatgttttgaagttaaatgactaagtatggatatgtcccctttttataaaaacgtcccaacacttaaaaaaaaattgaggcgggtgaacagtgttttcggctactggaatttgcattttctgccggacaggttttacgaaaatggtcataactccttcatcctaactcggaatgaggtgaaacaaattgcgttggaaagctaactcacagagctttaattttgatagtttgagctccttccagttccttgtgtgctgagagatatgcccctttaaagttgaccctcaaaatcgcattttttgcgattttcgaattttgatacggttgttctaaaattcgggttagactcatttcccactcaatttgaccccctgaataagaatatgaagtcgaatttccgaaatgatgcacggattttgagatatatggaaattacaattttaggtgttttcgaagcacattttcgggcatttttggggtcgtttcaatatctcccccttgggaacattcgtccccgaatgtcaaAGAAACGTACATGAGAAACACAAACATGGCAAATTCAGCCCACATAgggatgcaacaatgcacttacacctcatttcaaaaacttcaacatagttgtaaaaccacaatgaacttgttaacttaaacatgaatgtatgcaatgacatggtggctgaacttaagacctgagattttataaagggtttagatcaataccttaagcttgagtggagtggaaaagataaggatatcgcctttgcatgtccgcttcggcctcccaagtagcactttcaacttgttgatttctccaaaggaccttaacggaagccacatctttgtttctcaacctcttcacttgtctatctaaaatctggaccggaacctcttcataggtcaaattatcttcaacaacacccacaacatcaagaggcacaatggcattcggatcacccacacacttcctcaacatagacacatgaaataccggatgaaccaaatccatttcgctaggcaattccaactcataagctaccttgccaattctcctcatcaccttataaggacccacgtatcttgggctcaacttgcccttcttaccaaaacgaaccacacccttcatgggtgacaccttcaaatagacccaatcaccaacttggaattcaagagcccttctcctcacatcggcataggacttttggcgactttgggccgtcttcaacctttctctaatcatcctaaccttctcaagagcctccataactagatctggtcctaacaaggccacctcaccaacctcaaaccacccaaccggtgatctacaacgcctcccatagagagcctcaaaaggagccataccgatgctagaatgatagctattgttataggcaaactcaatcaatggaagatgatcatcccaactacccttaagctccaatacacaagccctaagcatatcctcaagtgtttggatagtcctttcggcttgtccatccgtttgcgggtgaaaggccgtagtaagcttaactctcgtacctagacccctttgaaaggacttccaaaagtgtgaagtaaattgagtaccacggtccgatatgatggatagaggaatcccatgcaaccttaccaagtcatgaatatataaccttgcataatcttccgccccatatgttgtctttaccggtagaaaatgagccgattttgtcatcctatcaaccaccacccaaatagaatcaaaaccttttctagtcttgggtaaaccaactacaaaatccatattaatttcttcccacttccaagtaggaatctctatgtcttgggttagaccacccggcctttgatgttcggccttgacttgttgacaactatgacaaccggagacgaatttggcaatgtccttcttcatgcctccccaccaatacacatccctcaaatctctatacattttggtggaaccggggtgaatggagtaggaagaattatgagcctcctcaagaattttctccctcaaaccatcaacacaaggcacacacaacctaccttggtacctaagggcaccatctcccccttgggagaaaacttccaccttgccctctttcaccaaggccttcaattctaacaaggaagagtcaagatcttgttttgctatcacctcatcaaccaaggaagacctagcaccatcaacaacgaccacaccaccattaccaacctcttccaacctaacccccaacctagccaaccgatgcacctccctagccatttccctatcaccaatatcaacatgagctaggctacccatagacaccctactcaaagcatccgccaccacattagctttaccgggatgataatgcacactcatatcataatctttaagaaattctagccaccttctttgtctcaagttgagatctttttgggtgaagacatattggaggctcttatgatcggtgaacacatcaacatgtaccccatacaagtaatgacgccaaatctttaaagcaaacaccaccgcggctaattcaagatcatgcgtaggatagttcttttcatgcactttgagttgtctagaagcataggctatcaccttaccattttgcattaggacacaacccaagccaactctagaagcatcacaatacacaacaaatccctcaagcccatccggtagtgacaatataggagcggacacaagtttatctttcaaggtttgaaaactcctttcgcactcgtcggtccactcaaacttagccttcttttgtgtcaacttagtcatgggagaagcaatagaagaaaacccattcacaaatctccggtagtaacccgctaagcccaagaagctcctaatatccgacggggtcaatggcctaggccaatttctaatcacatcggtcttcttagggtctaccttaataccatcccccgacaccacatgacctaggaaggcaacctccctcaaccaaaattcacacttttcatacttggcatacaacttctcctctctcaatctttgcaacacaaccctcaagtgacccatatgttcttcctcgctatgcgaatagattaaaatatcatcaatgaagaccacaacaaaggaatcaaggtagggtttaaagatcctattcattaggtccatgaagatagccggtgcattggtcaacccaaaggacatgaccacaaattcataatgcccatacctagtccggaaggctgtcttgggaatgtcacactccctcaccttcacttgatgatacccggaccgaagatcaatcttagagaaatggctagccccttgcaattggtcgaacaagtcatcaatcctaggaagaggatatttattcttgacggtgaccctattgagttgccggtaatcaatacacatcctaagggacccatctttcttcttcacaaacaacaccggagcaccccatggtgattggctaggcctaataaaacccttctccaacaagtccctcaattgttccttcaactcctttaactccgctggggccatacggtaagggggaatagaaatgggttgagtatcggggaggaggtctatgTCAAAATCTATTTTCatttcgggaggaacaccgggaaggtcattaggaaagacatcaaggaattcatttacgatcggaaccgactctataggaagggttttggactccacatccttaaccctcacaaggtgatagagacaccccttagagatcaacttacgcgctttaatgcaagagatgaacctacccttgactaccacattttggctttcccactcaagaatgggttcacttggaaattggagcttgaccctacgggttctacaatcaatggaagcatagtatgcatgcaaccaatccatcccaagaacaacatcaaaatcgaccatgtccaactcaacaagatcacaaggcaatattttatgcaagatgcaaataggacaattcctatagaccttcctagcaacaatatatgcaccaataggagtagacactttatatgactcacgcaacaattcgggctcaacatgaaactttttggcaacaaaaggggtgacaaaagaaagagagggacccggatcaattaatgcatatacatcaaagtcaaagatttttaacataccggtaacgacatcggggacttcatcgaccccttgcctcccatgcaaagcataaaatcgattgtgccttggggtaccttgtggacggacctccttacccttgttgcgatttcgaggacaatccattgccttgtgccccatttccccacaattgtagcaagcaccggtatttctcaagcacgggccaCCATGACCCTTACGACACTTCggacatacatcaataggacccataccaccaacaccttgggcccttggaacATAATTGGAAAACCATTTACGGGGAGCATGAGAAGACCCTTGGCCTTGATG is part of the Solanum stenotomum isolate F172 chromosome 8, ASM1918654v1, whole genome shotgun sequence genome and encodes:
- the LOC125874814 gene encoding acid phosphatase 1-like gives rise to the protein MRSCFTILLLFSAIVAVALASNVEEVISQVVEIHRLRPQTGSAGYTVPQLDCLSWRLAVETNNLQNWKLVPKECTNYVGHYMLGKQYRHDCEYVAKQAIEYAKSLKLGGDGMDVWVFDIDETTLSNSPYYARSDVAFGAIAYNATKFHEWIAEGKAPAIPSVLGLYKIVLSLGIKPVFITGTRENFKQARIANLKKVGYTNWAALILKGENYSGSAVKFKSSKRTTLVKAGYRIVGNIGDQWTDLIGKNVGARTFKLPDPMYYVG